One genomic segment of uncultured Desulfobacter sp. includes these proteins:
- a CDS encoding reverse transcriptase domain-containing protein, with translation MIISEMQSKLATWATDDKERKFDRLLRLIANRSWLQEAARVTLASSGAKTPGVDRVDKQAMEANLQQYLADIRSDLLDGCYQPLPAKRVYIPKANGKKRPLGIPTIRDRIVQRAMLMAMDPIWESDLHRLSYGFRPEQSVHHAISTVKFQLQDGTHSSGRWVIEGDLASYFDTVHHKLLLKYVRKRIRDERFLSLLWRFVKAGHVDRGLFCASSEGVPQGGVISPLLSNIMLNEFDQWLETKHLNKKVRKDRWAWNFGIKLQRPIAIAENRQWKPAVAYCRYADDCVPRRQPLLQ, from the coding sequence TTGATAATCAGCGAAATGCAGAGCAAGTTAGCGACATGGGCTACCGATGACAAAGAACGAAAGTTTGATCGTTTGTTGCGGCTCATTGCAAATCGGTCCTGGCTGCAAGAGGCCGCCCGGGTGACATTGGCATCAAGCGGTGCCAAGACACCAGGTGTCGACAGAGTAGACAAACAGGCAATGGAGGCAAATCTGCAGCAGTATCTTGCAGATATCCGTTCTGATTTATTGGACGGCTGCTACCAACCTCTTCCTGCCAAGCGAGTTTACATACCGAAGGCCAACGGCAAAAAGAGACCACTAGGTATACCAACAATACGTGACCGAATTGTTCAACGTGCCATGCTTATGGCAATGGACCCAATATGGGAGAGCGATCTTCACCGTCTCTCTTACGGATTCCGTCCTGAACAGAGTGTTCACCATGCAATTAGCACCGTGAAATTTCAACTACAGGATGGTACACATTCGTCAGGCCGGTGGGTAATCGAAGGTGATCTTGCCAGCTATTTCGACACTGTACACCATAAACTACTGTTGAAGTATGTCCGAAAGCGGATACGTGATGAACGTTTTCTATCCTTGCTCTGGCGATTTGTCAAAGCGGGCCATGTAGATCGTGGCCTATTCTGTGCCTCAAGCGAAGGCGTTCCGCAAGGTGGGGTTATTTCACCACTTCTCTCCAACATCATGCTGAATGAATTTGATCAGTGGTTGGAGACGAAACACTTGAACAAAAAGGTACGGAAAGATCGTTGGGCATGGAATTTCGGCATTAAATTGCAGCGTCCCATCGCAATAGCCGAAAACAGGCAATGGAAGCCGGCGGTTGCCTATTGCCGCTACGCCGACGACTGTGTGCCACGAAGGCAGCCACTGTTGCAATAG
- a CDS encoding pesticin C-terminus-like muramidase, with protein sequence MSKKVLKPGDGFKRQRPKMRNEVKKLQNLLVKAGYRVDIDGLFGKGTEKAVKIFQNDKGLDADGIISPNTWKVLEGNEQQGPVVTEASELLRGFRGDLPWVHAREGYAGMAYWPGGESGVTLDPGIDLGYAAPELVDKLYAGLLSPAQFKAVRDVLGVKGKKAENLLFSNSELKSIKISKTQSDEIFPHAAKPYWEAISKRFKTLSDKDTPPSIQTVMLSLSYNRGAHNRALEVLKKPLDEKNWKDVAKLIGLMQQDHKLAGIAKRRRMESELIKSQIA encoded by the coding sequence ATGTCAAAAAAAGTATTAAAACCCGGCGATGGTTTTAAAAGGCAAAGACCCAAAATGCGGAATGAAGTAAAAAAACTGCAGAATCTTCTTGTAAAAGCAGGATATAGGGTTGATATAGACGGTTTGTTTGGAAAAGGGACGGAAAAAGCCGTAAAAATTTTTCAGAATGATAAAGGCCTTGATGCAGATGGAATAATCAGCCCAAATACATGGAAAGTTCTTGAAGGTAATGAACAGCAAGGGCCTGTTGTAACCGAGGCATCCGAACTGCTAAGAGGATTTAGGGGTGATCTGCCATGGGTTCATGCACGTGAAGGCTATGCGGGAATGGCATACTGGCCCGGAGGAGAGTCGGGTGTGACCCTTGATCCGGGAATAGATCTTGGATATGCTGCCCCGGAACTGGTTGATAAATTATATGCAGGGCTTTTATCTCCCGCTCAGTTTAAAGCGGTAAGAGATGTATTGGGAGTAAAAGGTAAAAAGGCTGAAAATCTTCTATTTTCGAATTCCGAGCTTAAATCCATTAAAATTAGTAAAACTCAATCTGATGAAATATTTCCACATGCTGCAAAACCTTACTGGGAAGCTATCTCCAAGAGGTTTAAAACGTTATCCGATAAGGATACACCTCCTTCCATTCAGACCGTTATGCTTTCATTGTCTTATAACAGGGGAGCTCATAACAGGGCACTTGAAGTACTTAAAAAACCGCTTGATGAAAAAAACTGGAAGGACGTTGCCAAGTTGATTGGACTCATGCAGCAGGACCATAAACTTGCAGGGATAGCAAAACGAAGGCGCATGGAATCCGAATTGATTAAATCTCAGATTGCCTAA
- a CDS encoding reverse transcriptase domain-containing protein translates to MCGTWEPVALMLREKYKRRTRKYESTDAGHRGGATRSSDEDSVMELERRGSIDQLEVKKTTGNRRIGLNQAKPFCMPKLEVVEACERVKANKGAAGVDGQSIEEFESNLKDNLYKLWNRMSSGSYFPPPVMRVEIPKGDGRMRPLGIPTVSDRIAQQIVKQQLEPELKKHFHPDSYGYRPEKSALDAVGKARENCWKYDWVLDLDIKGFFDNIDHDFLMKAVRHHTDDKWVLLYIERWLKAPVMMTDHTLFYPKKGTPQGGLCKALHKPPYAK, encoded by the coding sequence TTGTGTGGAACGTGGGAACCTGTCGCCCTGATGCTAAGGGAGAAATACAAGCGGAGGACCCGTAAGTATGAGAGTACCGATGCAGGGCACAGGGGCGGAGCGACCCGTAGTAGTGATGAAGATTCTGTAATGGAATTGGAGCGAAGGGGAAGCATTGACCAGCTTGAAGTAAAGAAAACAACTGGAAACAGGAGGATTGGATTGAACCAAGCAAAGCCGTTTTGTATGCCTAAACTTGAAGTAGTGGAGGCATGTGAACGGGTTAAAGCCAACAAAGGGGCTGCCGGTGTAGACGGACAGTCAATCGAAGAGTTTGAGTCTAACTTAAAGGACAATCTTTACAAACTCTGGAATCGGATGTCCTCCGGCAGTTATTTCCCTCCTCCGGTAATGAGAGTGGAAATACCCAAAGGAGACGGTCGAATGAGACCGCTGGGAATACCGACAGTGTCGGACAGAATCGCTCAGCAGATAGTCAAACAGCAATTGGAGCCGGAACTGAAAAAACATTTTCATCCGGATTCGTATGGCTATCGACCAGAGAAATCTGCTTTGGATGCAGTTGGGAAAGCCCGGGAGAATTGCTGGAAATATGACTGGGTATTGGATCTTGATATTAAAGGATTTTTCGATAATATTGACCATGATTTTTTGATGAAAGCAGTTCGGCATCACACGGATGACAAATGGGTGCTTCTGTATATAGAACGGTGGCTGAAAGCCCCTGTGATGATGACAGATCACACACTATTCTATCCAAAGAAGGGAACCCCGCAAGGAGGCTTATGCAAAGCTTTGCATAAGCCTCCTTATGCGAAGTAA
- a CDS encoding DUF2589 domain-containing protein encodes MAKHESLDNLIEGLAGAVVEAQSRIEEHQIKNFLSYFDKYHRPKNFDVLVPSLHPDKAGEDARYRVPLLTVVANSLLRIKEVEISFDTDLVGVSALEDGDTPDVQSGSEPGNEPGKKLKSINLDLRGSGVFKKKSGTAHVVMKVEGQDISEGMARLVDRLLQTQGDID; translated from the coding sequence ATGGCCAAGCATGAATCTTTAGATAATTTGATCGAAGGGCTTGCAGGGGCGGTTGTCGAAGCTCAAAGCCGTATTGAAGAGCACCAAATCAAGAATTTTCTCAGTTATTTCGATAAATACCACCGTCCTAAAAATTTCGATGTTCTCGTTCCCTCTCTCCACCCAGACAAAGCGGGTGAGGATGCGCGCTACAGAGTTCCTTTGCTCACTGTCGTTGCCAACTCTTTATTGAGGATCAAAGAGGTTGAAATCAGTTTCGACACTGATCTTGTCGGTGTCAGTGCTTTGGAAGACGGCGACACCCCGGATGTGCAGTCCGGGTCGGAGCCTGGCAATGAACCGGGTAAAAAATTGAAGTCGATAAATCTTGATCTGCGCGGCAGTGGCGTTTTCAAAAAGAAATCTGGAACAGCTCATGTAGTTATGAAGGTTGAAGGGCAGGACATCTCCGAAGGGATGGCTCGCCTGGTTGACAGATTATTGCAAACTCAAGGCGATATCGATTGA
- a CDS encoding helix-turn-helix domain-containing protein, with protein sequence MLTLISEACQAGASKSKAAQLLGLTVRTLQRWKKQGTTDKRKGSRAVPANKLSVEEQDNIVNLLESQEYADFSPNQIVPKLADQGIYMGSESTMYRILRTLKMNEHRQASNPAHRHSPETFTACGPNQIWSWDITYCAPIPWRQQEVAAKALSMFGIHLINARR encoded by the coding sequence GTGTTAACCTTGATATCTGAGGCCTGCCAAGCCGGCGCCAGTAAAAGCAAGGCTGCACAATTATTGGGATTAACAGTGCGAACGCTTCAGCGCTGGAAAAAGCAGGGGACAACAGACAAGCGTAAGGGTTCTCGTGCCGTTCCTGCCAATAAGTTGTCGGTTGAAGAGCAAGATAACATTGTCAATCTATTGGAATCTCAGGAATATGCAGATTTTAGCCCAAATCAAATCGTTCCAAAGCTTGCTGACCAGGGGATATATATGGGATCTGAGTCTACAATGTATCGAATTTTGAGAACGCTGAAGATGAACGAGCACCGTCAGGCAAGCAATCCAGCACATAGACATAGCCCGGAAACATTCACGGCATGTGGCCCTAATCAGATATGGTCCTGGGATATTACATATTGTGCGCCCATCCCTTGGAGGCAACAGGAAGTTGCTGCCAAGGCTTTGAGCATGTTTGGAATTCATTTAATAAATGCAAGGAGGTAA
- a CDS encoding transposase — MGYSIQIKEAVLQKVLLGNKPHHEISQEFGVGRSTIGKGLRQYKESGNTTLKSKAKRPKDWSSEQRISALIETGTMTSEKCVAWCRKNGIFCHHLEQWRKDAISGMSNTTDKKQNEKEKQYKKEISSLKRDLSRKEKALAETAALLVLKKKAQAIWGEPEED; from the coding sequence ATGGGATATTCTATCCAAATCAAAGAAGCAGTGTTACAAAAGGTATTACTGGGCAACAAACCCCACCATGAGATCTCACAAGAATTCGGAGTTGGCCGATCAACAATCGGAAAAGGGCTAAGACAATATAAAGAAAGCGGCAACACTACATTGAAATCAAAAGCAAAGCGCCCCAAAGACTGGTCTTCTGAGCAAAGAATTTCAGCACTTATAGAAACAGGAACTATGACTTCAGAAAAATGCGTTGCCTGGTGCCGTAAAAATGGAATTTTTTGCCATCACCTGGAGCAATGGAGAAAAGATGCCATTTCCGGTATGTCAAACACTACGGATAAAAAGCAGAATGAGAAGGAAAAACAATATAAAAAAGAAATATCCTCTTTAAAACGCGATCTTTCCCGGAAAGAAAAAGCACTTGCAGAAACAGCGGCCTTGCTGGTTCTTAAAAAAAAAGCCCAGGCGATCTGGGGGGAGCCAGAGGAAGATTGA
- a CDS encoding DUF2589 domain-containing protein: MAGELVTMSDQFQGLPMDTLIGGPLTAACDSQLKLARATADFIKVIGFDTKFKEDGTIESQKTRTASFKFNRPVELPNKKEKDGSLTTIIGEQEVELEVPLLALVNVPNLSIKTVDITFDMEVKSSFETKSSVDAEAALQAEAFIGYGPFSAKVSVQGKVSSHKESTRKSDNSAKYHVSVHASDEGMPEGLARVMDILQTSVAPKAIGEAKPLNPPTE; this comes from the coding sequence ATGGCTGGTGAACTCGTAACTATGTCGGATCAATTCCAAGGACTACCAATGGATACCCTGATCGGTGGGCCGCTTACTGCCGCATGTGATTCCCAATTGAAGCTTGCCCGGGCAACGGCAGATTTCATCAAGGTTATCGGGTTTGATACGAAATTCAAAGAAGATGGGACAATAGAGAGTCAAAAAACGCGGACCGCATCATTCAAGTTCAATCGACCGGTTGAACTTCCAAATAAAAAAGAAAAAGATGGCTCTCTCACTACGATAATCGGTGAACAAGAAGTTGAACTTGAGGTGCCGCTGCTGGCGCTGGTAAACGTTCCGAATCTTAGCATCAAAACAGTTGATATCACCTTTGACATGGAGGTCAAGTCGTCCTTTGAAACCAAATCTTCAGTGGATGCAGAGGCAGCTTTACAGGCTGAGGCTTTTATCGGCTATGGACCTTTTTCCGCCAAGGTGTCTGTTCAGGGGAAAGTTTCCTCCCACAAGGAGAGTACCCGTAAATCGGATAACTCTGCCAAATACCATGTTTCGGTCCACGCCTCAGATGAAGGGATGCCGGAAGGTCTGGCTCGAGTAATGGACATTCTGCAGACCTCTGTTGCACCGAAAGCAATTGGAGAAGCAAAACCACTTAATCCACCAACAGAATAA
- a CDS encoding helix-turn-helix domain-containing protein, with product MKIRRAYKYRIYPNKQQQQALAVQFGHARFIFNYGLGARKQAFKETGKDLSYTATALLRPKLKQDLPWLKEADSQVLQ from the coding sequence ATGAAAATACGTCGCGCATATAAGTACCGTATCTACCCGAATAAGCAGCAACAACAAGCGTTGGCTGTACAGTTCGGGCATGCGCGTTTCATTTTCAACTACGGGCTTGGCGCTCGTAAGCAAGCGTTTAAAGAAACCGGCAAAGACCTGTCCTATACAGCCACAGCGCTTTTGCGGCCTAAGCTTAAACAGGATCTGCCTTGGCTCAAAGAAGCAGACTCTCAGGTGCTGCAGTAG
- a CDS encoding IS110 family transposase, translated as MVITIQIFNRQTKMKGIVMTKKAKNSTLIQIVHPICCGLDIHKDKISACLITVDDNGKEQHEIREFSSFTQDLKKMKTWLIENSCPVVAMESTGVYWHPVYNTIEDTMEVVLVNARHIKKVPGRKTDICDSKWLAGLLRHGLVRGSFIPPEHVREWRELSRLRKIYTESLADYKRRVHKLFIMANIKIDSVVSDLFGLTGLNLIDLLCKNDEVTLEKVQECTKGSLKKKIPELYLSLHGYFKDHHRFQLIGMMEAIEMFQRQIEQINARLEILTSDHKNLLERLDEVPGIDKKSAQSILGEVGVTLDDFKNMVAFVAWAGLCPGNNESAGKRKSGRNAVRNHPFKTILVQVAWAAIKTKGSYYKAKYYKLKSRRGAKKAIVAIAHRIAKAIYNIIKNGDRYKDLGEEYLSKPNKQRMLKNLAKKADELGMKLVPCEG; from the coding sequence ATGGTCATAACTATCCAAATTTTTAATCGCCAAACTAAAATGAAAGGGATAGTCATGACCAAGAAAGCAAAGAATAGCACATTAATCCAAATCGTTCACCCAATTTGTTGTGGTTTGGATATCCATAAAGACAAAATTTCGGCCTGTTTAATCACTGTTGATGATAATGGGAAAGAACAACATGAGATCCGGGAATTTTCATCATTTACTCAAGATTTGAAAAAAATGAAAACATGGTTGATTGAAAATAGTTGCCCTGTAGTGGCAATGGAAAGTACCGGGGTATATTGGCATCCGGTTTATAACACCATAGAAGATACGATGGAGGTTGTTTTGGTGAATGCCCGGCATATTAAAAAGGTTCCCGGCAGAAAAACAGACATCTGTGACAGTAAATGGCTTGCCGGACTGCTTCGTCATGGGTTGGTAAGGGGTAGTTTTATTCCCCCCGAACATGTCCGTGAATGGCGCGAATTAAGCCGATTGAGAAAGATATATACAGAATCTCTCGCTGATTATAAGCGACGGGTTCATAAATTATTTATCATGGCAAATATTAAAATTGATTCGGTCGTTTCTGATTTGTTCGGGCTTACCGGTTTGAATCTCATTGATTTGTTATGCAAAAACGATGAAGTGACTTTGGAAAAAGTTCAGGAATGCACAAAAGGCAGTCTTAAAAAGAAAATCCCTGAATTGTATCTAAGCCTCCATGGATATTTTAAAGATCATCATCGATTCCAACTAATTGGCATGATGGAGGCCATCGAGATGTTTCAAAGACAAATTGAACAGATTAATGCCAGATTGGAAATACTTACCAGTGATCATAAAAATTTACTGGAAAGATTAGATGAAGTTCCCGGGATCGATAAGAAGTCAGCACAATCCATTCTTGGAGAAGTCGGGGTCACATTGGATGATTTTAAAAACATGGTCGCTTTTGTTGCATGGGCCGGATTGTGCCCTGGAAACAATGAAAGCGCAGGTAAAAGGAAAAGTGGCCGGAACGCGGTTCGAAATCATCCATTCAAAACGATTTTAGTCCAAGTCGCTTGGGCCGCGATCAAGACGAAGGGCTCATATTACAAAGCCAAGTATTATAAACTCAAATCCAGACGAGGTGCCAAAAAAGCGATTGTTGCCATAGCACATAGAATTGCAAAAGCCATTTACAACATCATCAAAAATGGAGACAGATATAAAGACCTCGGAGAAGAATACTTAAGCAAGCCCAACAAGCAAAGGATGTTGAAAAATTTGGCAAAAAAGGCTGATGAGTTAGGGATGAAACTTGTACCGTGTGAAGGTTAA
- a CDS encoding IS66 family transposase: MHQKALLREERLKQEIKEKDGQIRDLKNRLFGKKSEKKTSKTEKANPKANKDKRPRGQQPGSEGHGLTERPDLPVVDEKACFPENPVCPCCGLPYALDENTGPETQIIEVEVKAYTRRIVRQTGTKICSCKGVPQALTAPIPPKLMPKSPYGISIWTDVLLNKFHYCQPTNRLLNQYGELGLPISAGTISGGLKNLKELFQPIYNRLYLQQMTEDRFHQDESIWKVFEEIIGKIGNKWWLWVSRSESVVYFMIAQGRGADVPISYFENTRKSKIIVICDRYSAYKALANKMPFIILAFCWAHVRRDFLDAARKYPELEEWTFSWIEKIGELYHINNLRCASFNKAFPVEWQSESFKKQHKSLIEKMNEMTQDRDAFIESHNPDESSLTVLSNAKYKILKSLKNHWEGLSVFVEHPEVPMDNNKGENAIRNPVTGRKNFYGSGSVWSAQLAAMMFSLFKTLDLWGLNCHHWLNSYLNACAVNHGKAPEELSHFLPWEMDEARLDKLSKPIDTS, encoded by the coding sequence ATGCACCAAAAAGCTCTTTTGCGAGAAGAGAGGCTCAAGCAGGAGATAAAAGAAAAAGATGGCCAAATCCGGGATCTAAAAAACCGGCTATTTGGAAAAAAAAGTGAAAAGAAAACGTCAAAAACAGAAAAAGCCAATCCAAAAGCAAATAAGGACAAAAGGCCTCGTGGCCAACAACCTGGAAGTGAAGGTCACGGCCTGACAGAGCGTCCTGACCTTCCCGTCGTAGATGAGAAAGCTTGTTTTCCGGAAAATCCAGTATGTCCTTGTTGCGGGTTGCCCTACGCACTTGATGAGAATACGGGGCCTGAAACCCAAATTATTGAGGTTGAAGTCAAAGCCTACACAAGGAGAATTGTCCGCCAAACAGGGACAAAAATATGCTCATGTAAAGGAGTGCCTCAAGCTCTTACTGCGCCGATACCTCCAAAACTGATGCCCAAAAGCCCATACGGCATTTCAATCTGGACAGATGTTTTGTTGAACAAATTTCATTATTGCCAGCCGACCAATCGTCTCTTAAATCAGTATGGGGAGCTTGGTTTACCCATTTCGGCCGGTACAATTTCAGGTGGTTTGAAAAATCTTAAAGAATTATTTCAACCCATCTACAACAGGCTTTACCTTCAGCAAATGACCGAAGACAGATTCCATCAAGATGAAAGCATCTGGAAGGTCTTTGAAGAAATTATAGGTAAAATCGGCAATAAATGGTGGTTATGGGTCAGTCGTTCTGAATCCGTTGTGTATTTCATGATTGCGCAAGGACGAGGTGCAGATGTTCCGATATCCTATTTTGAAAATACCCGGAAAAGTAAAATCATTGTTATCTGCGACCGGTATAGCGCTTATAAAGCATTGGCTAACAAAATGCCTTTCATTATTTTGGCCTTTTGTTGGGCACACGTCCGACGTGATTTTCTGGATGCTGCCAGGAAGTATCCGGAACTGGAAGAATGGACATTTAGCTGGATTGAAAAAATCGGAGAGCTGTATCATATAAACAATCTGCGTTGTGCATCCTTTAATAAAGCATTTCCTGTGGAATGGCAGTCGGAGTCATTCAAAAAGCAACACAAATCTTTGATTGAAAAAATGAACGAAATGACGCAGGACCGAGATGCATTTATAGAATCACACAATCCCGATGAATCAAGTTTGACGGTGTTATCCAATGCTAAATACAAAATTTTGAAAAGCCTGAAAAACCATTGGGAGGGATTGAGTGTATTTGTCGAACACCCGGAAGTCCCCATGGATAATAATAAAGGTGAAAATGCCATTCGGAATCCTGTAACAGGTCGTAAAAATTTTTATGGTTCAGGAAGTGTATGGAGCGCCCAACTGGCAGCGATGATGTTTTCACTTTTTAAAACCTTGGATTTATGGGGACTAAACTGTCACCACTGGTTAAATTCATACCTTAACGCCTGCGCTGTAAACCATGGGAAAGCACCTGAAGAATTATCACATTTTCTTCCCTGGGAAATGGATGAGGCCCGCCTGGATAAATTGTCAAAACCGATAGATACATCATGA
- a CDS encoding group II intron maturase-specific domain-containing protein, translating to MSGDVHVRFCESLRGRFPRATRPVCHCKSLAQAEYLLRKMNERMENVGLELHPEKTKIVYFKDADRQQDYFLTSFDFLGYTFRARRSKNRWGKFFINFSPAISNKAAKAIRQTSRKWNWPRRSDKSLEDLAYMFNPVIQGWINYYGRFYKSALYPALRCLDRRLVIWATRKYKRFRGHRRRASQWLARIARRQPNLFAHWKLIYA from the coding sequence ATGAGCGGAGACGTTCACGTCCGGTTCTGTGAGAGCCTGAGGGGGCGGTTCCCTCGGGCTACTCGACCAGTGTGCCATTGTAAAAGCCTTGCCCAGGCAGAATATTTGCTCAGAAAGATGAATGAGCGAATGGAGAATGTGGGACTGGAACTGCATCCGGAAAAGACGAAAATTGTTTATTTCAAGGATGCAGACCGGCAACAAGATTATTTCCTGACAAGTTTTGATTTTCTGGGCTATACCTTTCGTGCCCGAAGATCAAAGAACCGGTGGGGGAAATTCTTCATTAACTTCTCTCCTGCTATCAGCAATAAAGCAGCAAAGGCAATTCGACAAACCTCACGAAAGTGGAATTGGCCCAGGCGCAGTGACAAGAGCCTGGAGGACTTAGCCTACATGTTCAATCCTGTCATTCAAGGCTGGATTAACTACTATGGCAGGTTTTATAAATCTGCATTATACCCGGCCTTAAGGTGCCTTGATCGTCGGTTAGTGATTTGGGCAACAAGGAAATACAAACGTTTTAGAGGACATCGACGAAGGGCAAGTCAATGGCTGGCTCGAATTGCACGAAGACAGCCAAATTTGTTTGCCCATTGGAAATTAATCTATGCATAG
- a CDS encoding Druantia anti-phage system protein DruA: MLKMEKDGVICLPPSTRKKRPDRRIKLTSATDPQRRVVCPVHRLPELNSQIVSKATSALWNEYIERYHYLGHKPLPGAQLRYFITAGEQIVALAGFGAAAWQTAPRDQFIGWTHDQRKANLHLIVNNARFLILPWIQSKNLASKILSLITHRLPNDWHNKYNIRPVMLETFVQKDRFAGTCYKAANWQIVGETKGRGKLGANPKKGTVIVPIKDVWVYPLDQNFKALLKST, from the coding sequence ATGCTGAAGATGGAAAAGGATGGAGTCATATGCCTGCCGCCATCTACTCGGAAAAAAAGGCCTGATAGACGCATTAAATTAACTTCAGCTACTGATCCCCAACGCCGGGTTGTATGTCCGGTTCACCGTTTGCCGGAACTTAATTCGCAGATCGTTAGCAAAGCGACATCTGCTTTGTGGAATGAATACATCGAAAGATATCATTATCTTGGGCATAAGCCTTTGCCGGGTGCCCAACTTCGATATTTCATCACTGCCGGCGAACAAATCGTTGCCCTGGCAGGGTTTGGTGCAGCGGCTTGGCAAACCGCACCAAGAGATCAGTTTATTGGATGGACTCATGATCAAAGAAAGGCAAATTTGCATTTGATTGTGAATAATGCCAGGTTCCTTATTTTGCCGTGGATTCAATCGAAAAATTTAGCATCCAAAATTCTTTCGTTGATAACACACCGACTCCCGAATGATTGGCACAACAAATATAACATCCGGCCTGTAATGCTTGAGACGTTTGTTCAAAAAGATCGTTTCGCAGGAACCTGTTATAAAGCCGCAAATTGGCAAATTGTTGGAGAAACTAAAGGGCGTGGTAAATTAGGTGCTAACCCAAAGAAAGGGACAGTGATTGTTCCAATCAAAGACGTTTGGGTTTATCCTTTGGACCAGAATTTTAAGGCTTTACTCAAATCAACCTAA